In one Culex quinquefasciatus strain JHB chromosome 2, VPISU_Cqui_1.0_pri_paternal, whole genome shotgun sequence genomic region, the following are encoded:
- the LOC6031218 gene encoding uncharacterized protein LOC6031218: MLAVQVFASHENCTDSSLDQHLRLKRWLTFQPNGGVAKLLVGFVAPVRWGHTLRRLLNMAINIQANYAIPAAIIWPHPESIFKNRLNEGSYEDRSRAQLYQLMERMFHNFGRKGRECVLRTICEVAESPLKHNGMIGEILDVVFTPYDSDDIEEVYHQAKLNGASGLDCVETYKDCPLGHGLLEQITLLFHKYEVQ, encoded by the exons ATGTTAGCAGTTCAGGTGTTTGCATCCCACGAAAACTGTACTGACAGCAGCTTGGATCAGCACCTCCGCTTGAAACGATGGCTCACATTTCAGCCAAACGGCGGAGTGGCCAAGCTGCTGGTCGGATTTGTGGCACCAGTCCGGTGGGGCCACACCCTGAGACGTTTACTCAACATGGCCATAAATATACAGGCGAACTACGCCATCCCGGCGGCGATTATTTGGCCCCATCCGGAAAGTATCTTCAAGAACCGGCTGAACGAGGGCTCGTACGAGGATCGCAGCCGGGCCCAGTTGTACCAGCTGATGGAACGAATGTTTCACAATTTCGGCCGGAAGGGGCGCGAGTGCGTGCTGAGGACCATCTGCGAGGTGGCCGAGAGTCCGTTGAAGCACAATGGAATGATCGGAGAGATACTGGACGTGGTTTTTAC ACCTTACGATTCGGATGATATTGAAGAAGTTTACCATCAAGCAAAACTTAACGGAGCCTCTGGATTGGATTGTGTGGAAACGTACAAGGACTGTCCCCTGGGGCACGGTTTGCTGGAGCAAATCACGCTCCTTTTTCACAAGTACGAGGTACAATAA